Proteins from a single region of Macrotis lagotis isolate mMagLag1 chromosome 2, bilby.v1.9.chrom.fasta, whole genome shotgun sequence:
- the MYO19 gene encoding unconventional myosin-XIX isoform X1, which yields MIHSPNWKQSNMLQQVSGQEASSLPYGSDSLREDLQIFLGSEIRLTELDDLTKVNPVTPATVLRCLQERYQVDIFYTNAGCTLVAVNPFKPVPYLYCPKLMRDYHLAPQLQKLKPHIFCVGEQTYRNVKSLLEPVNQSIIVSGESGAGKTWTSRCLMKFYATVANSSASQESHETVERIEKRVLDSNPVMEAFGNACTLRNSNSSRFGKYIQLQLNRAQQMTGASVQTYLLEKTRVAYQAPLERNFHIFYQITKGASSSERLEWHLPQGATFHWLPNSERTLEEDCFEVTRDAMLHLGIDHSTQNNIFKILSGLLHLGNIHFDDSEDESQVCQPQEDAKCFVMTAASLLRIPKEELLETLRIRTITAGKQQQVFRKPCSQPECETRRDCLAKVTYARLFDWLVSVINGSICAEPSTWTTFIGLLDVYGFECFPNNNLEQLCINYANEKLQQHFVAHYLRAQQEEYAAEGLEWSFISYQDNQTCLDLIEGSPISICSLINEECRLNRLSNAIQLQTRIENALSGNVSLSRNKLSKVPNFIIAHYAGPVQYQIEGMVEKNKDPVPLELTQLLQRSQDSLLQKLFPSQEKESNDLLGQSRAPVVTVVSKFKNSLEQLMQVLHDTTPHYIRCIKPNSQGHAQKFQAQEVLSQLEACGIVETVHISAAGFPVRVSFQSFLDRYGLLRKSQLRASSRLPSSLPTKEHSGQQPTPAEDTMLQSLVRDVLLTLPPTAQAAAALGNHPEARPAPGPIHCGRTKVFMTDSMLELLELRRMQALNKCARCIQFCWRRHQHRKLDRQRWAATLIQAAIRSWLTRKQIQRLHAAATSIKRAWQKWRAKMDSLVAIELDDAEENCLIKVPRPPLSTTPLRETIQLWPLGLVLSSTPVGIVMMRRSLSLQAYLQIPYHSNSYKVEATQHEKAGITSIRALPQGSIRFHCKKSPLLYANISPESQTDDITGFNQILLDRHRLIPV from the exons GTCAGTGGGCAAGAAGCAAGCTCCCTCCCCTATGGCAGTGATTCTCTCAGGGAAGATCTTCAGATCTTCTTGGGAAGTGAGATCCGATTGACTGAGCTGGACGACCTCACGAAGGTGAACCCTGTGACTCCAGCAACAG TCCTGAGGTGTCTGCAGGAGAGGTACCAAGTGGACATCTTCTACACCAATGCTGGCTGCACTCTGGTGGCTGTGAACCCCTTCAAGCCTGTCCCTTACCTCTATTGTCCAAAGCTGATGAGGGACTACCACCTAGCACCTCAACTCCAG AAATTAAAACCTCACATCTTCTGCGTGGGTGAGCAAACGTACAGGAATGTCAAGAGCTTGTTGGAACCCGTCAACCAGTCCATCATCGTTAGTGGGGAGAGTGGAGCTGGAAAG ACTTGGACATCTCGGTGTCTGATGAAGTTCTATGCCACTGTCGCCAATTCCTCTGCCTCTCAAGAGAGTCATGAGACAGTGGAGAGAATTGAAAAGAGAGTCCTGGATTCTAATCCGGTCATGGAGGCTTTTG GGAATGCTTGTACACTCCGCAATAGCAACAGCAGTCGTTTCGGGAAATACATCCAGCTCCAGCTGAACAG AGCTCAGCAAATGACTGGGGCTTCTGTCCAGACGTATCTCCTGGAGAAAACTCGAGTTGCCTACCAGGCCCCACTGGAAAGGAATTTTCATATCTTCTATCAG ATTACCAAAGGAGCCAGTTCTAGTGAAAGGTTAGAGTGGCATCTGCCCCAGGGAGCAACTTTCCATTGGCTGCCCAATTCTGAGAGGACCTTGGAAG aGGACTGTTTTGAAGTAACCAGAGATGCAATGCTACACCTGGGCATTGACCACTCAACGCAGAATAACATCTTTAAG ATCTTATCAGGGTTGCTACATCTTGGGAATATCCACTTTGATGACTCAGAGGATGAATCCCAGGTTTGCCAGCCTCAGGAAGATGCTAAAT GTTTTGTGATGACAGCAGCCTCTCTGCTCCGGATCCCTAAGGAGGAGCTGCTGGAGACGCTCCGAATCCGAACAATCACAGCTGGAAAGCAGCAGCAGGTCTTCAGGAAGCCCTGCTCCCAGCCTGAATGTGAGACTAGGAGAGACTGCCTGGCCAAAGTCACCTATGCCAG GTTGTTTGACTGGTTGGTGTCAGTCATCAATGGGAGCATCTGTGCAGAGCCTTCCACCTGGACCACTTTCATCG GGCTCCTGGATGTGTACGGGTTTGAATGCTTCCCCAACAACAATTTGGAGCAGCTTTGCATTAACTACGCCAATGAGAAACTGCAGCAGCACTTTGTAGCTCACTACCTGAGGGCCCAGCAA GAGGAATATGCTGCTGAGGGCCTAGAGTGGTCCTTCATCAGCTACCAGGACAACCAGACCTGTCTGGACCTGATTGAAGGGAGCCCCATCAGTATCTGCTCCCTCATAAATGAG GAGTGTCGGCTCAATAGGCTGTCCAACGCCATCCAGCTCCAGACCCGAATTGAGAACGCCCTGTCTGGCAATGTCAGCCTGAGCCGAAACAAGCTCAGCAAGGTCCCCAACTTTATCATTGCCCACTATGCTGGCCCTGTGCAGTATCAGATCGAGGGAATGGTGGAGAAAAATAAG GATCCTGTTCCCCTGGAACTGACTCAGCTCCTGCAGCGTTCCCAAGACTCTCTGCTCCAGAAACTATTCCCTTCCCAAGAAAAGGAGTCAAATGACCTTTTGGGCCAGAGCAGAGCCCCTGTGGTTACTGTGGTCTCCAAGTTCAAG AACTCCCTGGAGCAGCTCATGCAAGTCCTACACGACACCACCCCCCACTACATTCGATGCATCAAGCCCAACAGCCAAGGCCATGCCCAGAAGTTCCAGGCCCAAGAG GTCCTGAGTCAGCTTGAAGCCTGTGGCATTGTGGAGACAGTTCACATCAGTGCTGCTGGCTTTCCTGTCAG GGTCTCTTTTCAAAGCTTCCTTGACCGGTATGGCCTGCTGAGAAAGTCCCAGCTTAGAGCCTCCTCCAGATTGCCCAGCTCTTTGCCCACAAAGGAACACTCAG GACAGCAGCCAACACCTGCAGAAGACACCATGCTGCAGTCCCTAGTCAGGGATGTTCTTCTGACTCTGCCCCCAACAGCTCAGGCAGCAGCTGCTCTCGGAAACCACCCAGAGGCCAGGCCAGCTCCCGGCCCAATTCACTGTGGGAGAACCAAGGTGTTCATGACTGATTCTATG CTGGAGTTGCTAGAACTTAGACGAATGCAGGCACTGAATAAGTGTGCTAGATGCATCCAGTTCTGCTGGCGACGGCACCAGCACAGAAAGCTGGACAGGCAGAGATGGGCAGCCACTCTGATACAAGCAG CTATTCGATCCTGGCTGACACGGAAACAGATTCAAAGGCTGCATGCTGCTGCAACTTCCATCAAACGTGCCTGGCAGAAGTGGAGG GCCAAAATGGATTCCCTAGTAGCCATAGAACTGGATGATGCGGAAGAAAACTGCCTCATCAAAGTTCCTCGCCCCCCACTCTCCACTACGCCCCTGCGTGAGACAATCCAGCTCTGGCCCCTGGGACTCGTGCTGTCCAGCACCCCTGTGGGTATAGTCATGATGCGGAGGAGCCTGTCCCTGCAGGCCTATCTACAAATCCCTTATCACAGCAACAGCTACAAGGTAGAGGCCACACAGCATGAGAAGGCTGGCATCACCTCCATCAGAGCACTACCTCAG GGTTCCATCAGGTTTCACTGCAAGAAGTCCCCCTTGCTCTACGCCAACATCAGTCCAGAGTCACAGACCGATGACATCACTGGCTTTAATCAGATCCTGCTGGACAGACACAGACTGATTCCAGTGTGA
- the MYO19 gene encoding unconventional myosin-XIX isoform X7 yields MIHSPNWKQSNMLQQVSGQEASSLPYGSDSLREDLQIFLGSEIRLTELDDLTKVNPVTPATVLRCLQERYQVDIFYTNAGCTLVAVNPFKPVPYLYCPKLMRDYHLAPQLQKLKPHIFCVGEQTYRNVKSLLEPVNQSIIVSGESGAGKTWTSRCLMKFYATVANSSASQESHETVERIEKRVLDSNPVMEAFGNACTLRNSNSSRFGKYIQLQLNRAQQMTGASVQTYLLEKTRVAYQAPLERNFHIFYQITKGASSSERLEWHLPQGATFHWLPNSERTLEEDCFEVTRDAMLHLGIDHSTQNNIFKILSGLLHLGNIHFDDSEDESQVL; encoded by the exons GTCAGTGGGCAAGAAGCAAGCTCCCTCCCCTATGGCAGTGATTCTCTCAGGGAAGATCTTCAGATCTTCTTGGGAAGTGAGATCCGATTGACTGAGCTGGACGACCTCACGAAGGTGAACCCTGTGACTCCAGCAACAG TCCTGAGGTGTCTGCAGGAGAGGTACCAAGTGGACATCTTCTACACCAATGCTGGCTGCACTCTGGTGGCTGTGAACCCCTTCAAGCCTGTCCCTTACCTCTATTGTCCAAAGCTGATGAGGGACTACCACCTAGCACCTCAACTCCAG AAATTAAAACCTCACATCTTCTGCGTGGGTGAGCAAACGTACAGGAATGTCAAGAGCTTGTTGGAACCCGTCAACCAGTCCATCATCGTTAGTGGGGAGAGTGGAGCTGGAAAG ACTTGGACATCTCGGTGTCTGATGAAGTTCTATGCCACTGTCGCCAATTCCTCTGCCTCTCAAGAGAGTCATGAGACAGTGGAGAGAATTGAAAAGAGAGTCCTGGATTCTAATCCGGTCATGGAGGCTTTTG GGAATGCTTGTACACTCCGCAATAGCAACAGCAGTCGTTTCGGGAAATACATCCAGCTCCAGCTGAACAG AGCTCAGCAAATGACTGGGGCTTCTGTCCAGACGTATCTCCTGGAGAAAACTCGAGTTGCCTACCAGGCCCCACTGGAAAGGAATTTTCATATCTTCTATCAG ATTACCAAAGGAGCCAGTTCTAGTGAAAGGTTAGAGTGGCATCTGCCCCAGGGAGCAACTTTCCATTGGCTGCCCAATTCTGAGAGGACCTTGGAAG aGGACTGTTTTGAAGTAACCAGAGATGCAATGCTACACCTGGGCATTGACCACTCAACGCAGAATAACATCTTTAAG ATCTTATCAGGGTTGCTACATCTTGGGAATATCCACTTTGATGACTCAGAGGATGAATCCCAG GTTTTGTGA
- the MYO19 gene encoding unconventional myosin-XIX isoform X6 has protein sequence MIHSPNWKQSNMLQQVSGQEASSLPYGSDSLREDLQIFLGSEIRLTELDDLTKVNPVTPATVLRCLQERYQVDIFYTNAGCTLVAVNPFKPVPYLYCPKLMRDYHLAPQLQKLKPHIFCVGEQTYRNVKSLLEPVNQSIIVSGESGAGKTWTSRCLMKFYATVANSSASQESHETVERIEKRVLDSNPVMEAFGNACTLRNSNSSRFGKYIQLQLNRAQQMTGASVQTYLLEKTRVAYQAPLERNFHIFYQITKGASSSERLEWHLPQGATFHWLPNSERTLEEDCFEVTRDAMLHLGIDHSTQNNIFKILSGLLHLGNIHFDDSEDESQVCQPQEDAKCFVMTAASLLRIPKEELLETLRIRTITAGKQQQVFRKPCSQPECETRRDCLAKVTYARLFDWLVSVINGSICAEPSTWTTFIAKR, from the exons GTCAGTGGGCAAGAAGCAAGCTCCCTCCCCTATGGCAGTGATTCTCTCAGGGAAGATCTTCAGATCTTCTTGGGAAGTGAGATCCGATTGACTGAGCTGGACGACCTCACGAAGGTGAACCCTGTGACTCCAGCAACAG TCCTGAGGTGTCTGCAGGAGAGGTACCAAGTGGACATCTTCTACACCAATGCTGGCTGCACTCTGGTGGCTGTGAACCCCTTCAAGCCTGTCCCTTACCTCTATTGTCCAAAGCTGATGAGGGACTACCACCTAGCACCTCAACTCCAG AAATTAAAACCTCACATCTTCTGCGTGGGTGAGCAAACGTACAGGAATGTCAAGAGCTTGTTGGAACCCGTCAACCAGTCCATCATCGTTAGTGGGGAGAGTGGAGCTGGAAAG ACTTGGACATCTCGGTGTCTGATGAAGTTCTATGCCACTGTCGCCAATTCCTCTGCCTCTCAAGAGAGTCATGAGACAGTGGAGAGAATTGAAAAGAGAGTCCTGGATTCTAATCCGGTCATGGAGGCTTTTG GGAATGCTTGTACACTCCGCAATAGCAACAGCAGTCGTTTCGGGAAATACATCCAGCTCCAGCTGAACAG AGCTCAGCAAATGACTGGGGCTTCTGTCCAGACGTATCTCCTGGAGAAAACTCGAGTTGCCTACCAGGCCCCACTGGAAAGGAATTTTCATATCTTCTATCAG ATTACCAAAGGAGCCAGTTCTAGTGAAAGGTTAGAGTGGCATCTGCCCCAGGGAGCAACTTTCCATTGGCTGCCCAATTCTGAGAGGACCTTGGAAG aGGACTGTTTTGAAGTAACCAGAGATGCAATGCTACACCTGGGCATTGACCACTCAACGCAGAATAACATCTTTAAG ATCTTATCAGGGTTGCTACATCTTGGGAATATCCACTTTGATGACTCAGAGGATGAATCCCAGGTTTGCCAGCCTCAGGAAGATGCTAAAT GTTTTGTGATGACAGCAGCCTCTCTGCTCCGGATCCCTAAGGAGGAGCTGCTGGAGACGCTCCGAATCCGAACAATCACAGCTGGAAAGCAGCAGCAGGTCTTCAGGAAGCCCTGCTCCCAGCCTGAATGTGAGACTAGGAGAGACTGCCTGGCCAAAGTCACCTATGCCAG GTTGTTTGACTGGTTGGTGTCAGTCATCAATGGGAGCATCTGTGCAGAGCCTTCCACCTGGACCACTTTCATCG CTAAGAGGTGA
- the MYO19 gene encoding unconventional myosin-XIX isoform X5 has protein sequence MIHSPNWKQSNMLQQVSGQEASSLPYGSDSLREDLQIFLGSEIRLTELDDLTKVNPVTPATVLRCLQERYQVDIFYTNAGCTLVAVNPFKPVPYLYCPKLMRDYHLAPQLQKLKPHIFCVGEQTYRNVKSLLEPVNQSIIVSGESGAGKTWTSRCLMKFYATVANSSASQESHETVERIEKRVLDSNPVMEAFGNACTLRNSNSSRFGKYIQLQLNRAQQMTGASVQTYLLEKTRVAYQAPLERNFHIFYQITKGASSSERLEWHLPQGATFHWLPNSERTLEEDCFEVTRDAMLHLGIDHSTQNNIFKILSGLLHLGNIHFDDSEDESQVCQPQEDAKCFVMTAASLLRIPKEELLETLRIRTITAGKQQQVFRKPCSQPECETRRDCLAKVTYARLFDWLVSVINGSICAEPSTWTTFIGGICC, from the exons GTCAGTGGGCAAGAAGCAAGCTCCCTCCCCTATGGCAGTGATTCTCTCAGGGAAGATCTTCAGATCTTCTTGGGAAGTGAGATCCGATTGACTGAGCTGGACGACCTCACGAAGGTGAACCCTGTGACTCCAGCAACAG TCCTGAGGTGTCTGCAGGAGAGGTACCAAGTGGACATCTTCTACACCAATGCTGGCTGCACTCTGGTGGCTGTGAACCCCTTCAAGCCTGTCCCTTACCTCTATTGTCCAAAGCTGATGAGGGACTACCACCTAGCACCTCAACTCCAG AAATTAAAACCTCACATCTTCTGCGTGGGTGAGCAAACGTACAGGAATGTCAAGAGCTTGTTGGAACCCGTCAACCAGTCCATCATCGTTAGTGGGGAGAGTGGAGCTGGAAAG ACTTGGACATCTCGGTGTCTGATGAAGTTCTATGCCACTGTCGCCAATTCCTCTGCCTCTCAAGAGAGTCATGAGACAGTGGAGAGAATTGAAAAGAGAGTCCTGGATTCTAATCCGGTCATGGAGGCTTTTG GGAATGCTTGTACACTCCGCAATAGCAACAGCAGTCGTTTCGGGAAATACATCCAGCTCCAGCTGAACAG AGCTCAGCAAATGACTGGGGCTTCTGTCCAGACGTATCTCCTGGAGAAAACTCGAGTTGCCTACCAGGCCCCACTGGAAAGGAATTTTCATATCTTCTATCAG ATTACCAAAGGAGCCAGTTCTAGTGAAAGGTTAGAGTGGCATCTGCCCCAGGGAGCAACTTTCCATTGGCTGCCCAATTCTGAGAGGACCTTGGAAG aGGACTGTTTTGAAGTAACCAGAGATGCAATGCTACACCTGGGCATTGACCACTCAACGCAGAATAACATCTTTAAG ATCTTATCAGGGTTGCTACATCTTGGGAATATCCACTTTGATGACTCAGAGGATGAATCCCAGGTTTGCCAGCCTCAGGAAGATGCTAAAT GTTTTGTGATGACAGCAGCCTCTCTGCTCCGGATCCCTAAGGAGGAGCTGCTGGAGACGCTCCGAATCCGAACAATCACAGCTGGAAAGCAGCAGCAGGTCTTCAGGAAGCCCTGCTCCCAGCCTGAATGTGAGACTAGGAGAGACTGCCTGGCCAAAGTCACCTATGCCAG GTTGTTTGACTGGTTGGTGTCAGTCATCAATGGGAGCATCTGTGCAGAGCCTTCCACCTGGACCACTTTCATCG GAGGAATATGCTGCTGA
- the MYO19 gene encoding unconventional myosin-XIX isoform X3, giving the protein MIHSPNWKQSNMLQQVSGQEASSLPYGSDSLREDLQIFLGSEIRLTELDDLTKVNPVTPATVLRCLQERYQVDIFYTNAGCTLVAVNPFKPVPYLYCPKLMRDYHLAPQLQKLKPHIFCVGEQTYRNVKSLLEPVNQSIIVSGESGAGKTWTSRCLMKFYATVANSSASQESHETVERIEKRVLDSNPVMEAFGNACTLRNSNSSRFGKYIQLQLNRAQQMTGASVQTYLLEKTRVAYQAPLERNFHIFYQITKGASSSERLEWHLPQGATFHWLPNSERTLEEDCFEVTRDAMLHLGIDHSTQNNIFKILSGLLHLGNIHFDDSEDESQVCQPQEDAKCFVMTAASLLRIPKEELLETLRIRTITAGKQQQVFRKPCSQPECETRRDCLAKVTYARLFDWLVSVINGSICAEPSTWTTFIGLLDVYGFECFPNNNLEQLCINYANEKLQQHFVAHYLRAQQEEYAAEGLEWSFISYQDNQTCLDLIEGSPISICSLINEECRLNRLSNAIQLQTRIENALSGNVSLSRNKLSKVPNFIIAHYAGPVQYQIEGMVEKNKDPVPLELTQLLQRSQDSLLQKLFPSQEKESNDLLGQSRAPVVTVVSKFKNSLEQLMQVLHDTTPHYIRCIKPNSQGHAQKFQAQEVLSQLEACGIVETVHISAAGFPVRVSFQSFLDRYGLLRKSQLRASSRLPSSLPTKEHSVCLPVLSLLPKPHSGH; this is encoded by the exons GTCAGTGGGCAAGAAGCAAGCTCCCTCCCCTATGGCAGTGATTCTCTCAGGGAAGATCTTCAGATCTTCTTGGGAAGTGAGATCCGATTGACTGAGCTGGACGACCTCACGAAGGTGAACCCTGTGACTCCAGCAACAG TCCTGAGGTGTCTGCAGGAGAGGTACCAAGTGGACATCTTCTACACCAATGCTGGCTGCACTCTGGTGGCTGTGAACCCCTTCAAGCCTGTCCCTTACCTCTATTGTCCAAAGCTGATGAGGGACTACCACCTAGCACCTCAACTCCAG AAATTAAAACCTCACATCTTCTGCGTGGGTGAGCAAACGTACAGGAATGTCAAGAGCTTGTTGGAACCCGTCAACCAGTCCATCATCGTTAGTGGGGAGAGTGGAGCTGGAAAG ACTTGGACATCTCGGTGTCTGATGAAGTTCTATGCCACTGTCGCCAATTCCTCTGCCTCTCAAGAGAGTCATGAGACAGTGGAGAGAATTGAAAAGAGAGTCCTGGATTCTAATCCGGTCATGGAGGCTTTTG GGAATGCTTGTACACTCCGCAATAGCAACAGCAGTCGTTTCGGGAAATACATCCAGCTCCAGCTGAACAG AGCTCAGCAAATGACTGGGGCTTCTGTCCAGACGTATCTCCTGGAGAAAACTCGAGTTGCCTACCAGGCCCCACTGGAAAGGAATTTTCATATCTTCTATCAG ATTACCAAAGGAGCCAGTTCTAGTGAAAGGTTAGAGTGGCATCTGCCCCAGGGAGCAACTTTCCATTGGCTGCCCAATTCTGAGAGGACCTTGGAAG aGGACTGTTTTGAAGTAACCAGAGATGCAATGCTACACCTGGGCATTGACCACTCAACGCAGAATAACATCTTTAAG ATCTTATCAGGGTTGCTACATCTTGGGAATATCCACTTTGATGACTCAGAGGATGAATCCCAGGTTTGCCAGCCTCAGGAAGATGCTAAAT GTTTTGTGATGACAGCAGCCTCTCTGCTCCGGATCCCTAAGGAGGAGCTGCTGGAGACGCTCCGAATCCGAACAATCACAGCTGGAAAGCAGCAGCAGGTCTTCAGGAAGCCCTGCTCCCAGCCTGAATGTGAGACTAGGAGAGACTGCCTGGCCAAAGTCACCTATGCCAG GTTGTTTGACTGGTTGGTGTCAGTCATCAATGGGAGCATCTGTGCAGAGCCTTCCACCTGGACCACTTTCATCG GGCTCCTGGATGTGTACGGGTTTGAATGCTTCCCCAACAACAATTTGGAGCAGCTTTGCATTAACTACGCCAATGAGAAACTGCAGCAGCACTTTGTAGCTCACTACCTGAGGGCCCAGCAA GAGGAATATGCTGCTGAGGGCCTAGAGTGGTCCTTCATCAGCTACCAGGACAACCAGACCTGTCTGGACCTGATTGAAGGGAGCCCCATCAGTATCTGCTCCCTCATAAATGAG GAGTGTCGGCTCAATAGGCTGTCCAACGCCATCCAGCTCCAGACCCGAATTGAGAACGCCCTGTCTGGCAATGTCAGCCTGAGCCGAAACAAGCTCAGCAAGGTCCCCAACTTTATCATTGCCCACTATGCTGGCCCTGTGCAGTATCAGATCGAGGGAATGGTGGAGAAAAATAAG GATCCTGTTCCCCTGGAACTGACTCAGCTCCTGCAGCGTTCCCAAGACTCTCTGCTCCAGAAACTATTCCCTTCCCAAGAAAAGGAGTCAAATGACCTTTTGGGCCAGAGCAGAGCCCCTGTGGTTACTGTGGTCTCCAAGTTCAAG AACTCCCTGGAGCAGCTCATGCAAGTCCTACACGACACCACCCCCCACTACATTCGATGCATCAAGCCCAACAGCCAAGGCCATGCCCAGAAGTTCCAGGCCCAAGAG GTCCTGAGTCAGCTTGAAGCCTGTGGCATTGTGGAGACAGTTCACATCAGTGCTGCTGGCTTTCCTGTCAG GGTCTCTTTTCAAAGCTTCCTTGACCGGTATGGCCTGCTGAGAAAGTCCCAGCTTAGAGCCTCCTCCAGATTGCCCAGCTCTTTGCCCACAAAGGAACACTCAG TCTGCCTTCCTGTCCTGTCTCTCTTGCCAAAACCACATTCTGGCCATTAG
- the MYO19 gene encoding unconventional myosin-XIX isoform X4 translates to MIHSPNWKQSNMLQQVSGQEASSLPYGSDSLREDLQIFLGSEIRLTELDDLTKVNPVTPATVLRCLQERYQVDIFYTNAGCTLVAVNPFKPVPYLYCPKLMRDYHLAPQLQKLKPHIFCVGEQTYRNVKSLLEPVNQSIIVSGESGAGKTWTSRCLMKFYATVANSSASQESHETVERIEKRVLDSNPVMEAFGNACTLRNSNSSRFGKYIQLQLNRAQQMTGASVQTYLLEKTRVAYQAPLERNFHIFYQITKGASSSERLEWHLPQGATFHWLPNSERTLEEDCFEVTRDAMLHLGIDHSTQNNIFKILSGLLHLGNIHFDDSEDESQVCQPQEDAKCFVMTAASLLRIPKEELLETLRIRTITAGKQQQVFRKPCSQPECETRRDCLAKVTYARLFDWLVSVINGSICAEPSTWTTFIGSSHPTRGNNMKNKVYSRPTWRR, encoded by the exons GTCAGTGGGCAAGAAGCAAGCTCCCTCCCCTATGGCAGTGATTCTCTCAGGGAAGATCTTCAGATCTTCTTGGGAAGTGAGATCCGATTGACTGAGCTGGACGACCTCACGAAGGTGAACCCTGTGACTCCAGCAACAG TCCTGAGGTGTCTGCAGGAGAGGTACCAAGTGGACATCTTCTACACCAATGCTGGCTGCACTCTGGTGGCTGTGAACCCCTTCAAGCCTGTCCCTTACCTCTATTGTCCAAAGCTGATGAGGGACTACCACCTAGCACCTCAACTCCAG AAATTAAAACCTCACATCTTCTGCGTGGGTGAGCAAACGTACAGGAATGTCAAGAGCTTGTTGGAACCCGTCAACCAGTCCATCATCGTTAGTGGGGAGAGTGGAGCTGGAAAG ACTTGGACATCTCGGTGTCTGATGAAGTTCTATGCCACTGTCGCCAATTCCTCTGCCTCTCAAGAGAGTCATGAGACAGTGGAGAGAATTGAAAAGAGAGTCCTGGATTCTAATCCGGTCATGGAGGCTTTTG GGAATGCTTGTACACTCCGCAATAGCAACAGCAGTCGTTTCGGGAAATACATCCAGCTCCAGCTGAACAG AGCTCAGCAAATGACTGGGGCTTCTGTCCAGACGTATCTCCTGGAGAAAACTCGAGTTGCCTACCAGGCCCCACTGGAAAGGAATTTTCATATCTTCTATCAG ATTACCAAAGGAGCCAGTTCTAGTGAAAGGTTAGAGTGGCATCTGCCCCAGGGAGCAACTTTCCATTGGCTGCCCAATTCTGAGAGGACCTTGGAAG aGGACTGTTTTGAAGTAACCAGAGATGCAATGCTACACCTGGGCATTGACCACTCAACGCAGAATAACATCTTTAAG ATCTTATCAGGGTTGCTACATCTTGGGAATATCCACTTTGATGACTCAGAGGATGAATCCCAGGTTTGCCAGCCTCAGGAAGATGCTAAAT GTTTTGTGATGACAGCAGCCTCTCTGCTCCGGATCCCTAAGGAGGAGCTGCTGGAGACGCTCCGAATCCGAACAATCACAGCTGGAAAGCAGCAGCAGGTCTTCAGGAAGCCCTGCTCCCAGCCTGAATGTGAGACTAGGAGAGACTGCCTGGCCAAAGTCACCTATGCCAG GTTGTTTGACTGGTTGGTGTCAGTCATCAATGGGAGCATCTGTGCAGAGCCTTCCACCTGGACCACTTTCATCG ggagctcccaTCCTACCAGGGGAAACAACATGAAAAACAAGGTGTATTCAAGGCCTACGTGGAGAAGATGA